The region tggatgaattgaatggcttacaagtcacacgaccaaacaagacacaaacccttattctctctcagtatttcgctcagtattggttgtgtatcaaatcaggtttttccatgtcctatttatagaagcattcagctgggcttggacatcttgaaaaccctaaaactattttccaattaaatcttctcatgacagatggttagatctctttggaaaataagtaaatcaggttgtaattaatgattaAATGCGATTGTgaatcagatcttcaatcatacatagattgccattaaatgcgcaatcacataacacataacattcaccctgaatgttttgtgtacaagatgtcatgacatcgggtctgacatcctggaacagtcttgcataattccattttaaatatccagcaggtacataatatcagatgccatgacatcgtgtatgacatcctaaaacaatcctgcatgattatatttttaaactccagcaggtacgtagatatcttaagttaagacatcacatgcaacatcttgtgaacactctttgttttaccaaaattgctgccaacacttagaaccaacaaactccccctttggcaaattttggctaaaacatatatctgtccattttgttcaTAAGAAAAaacatcagcagttaaacagcataacaACAGTTTAtgcagcagcagaagcaaacacaattactagctataatagcaactagtaatacacacaagcatatgggtacttcttctccccctaagtctaTACAACACATACATGTCCTTTAACAATAACAACACCTATAATAACATCACCTGTAACACTCAGAGTCACcctctgacatctgcttcaacatcacctgtgcaccacatcagacatctcctccaacatctgtAACCAGAACAGTATTCTGTCTTACATCAAACACATTTCCTTCAATTCAGCTAcaccagcacatacatctccacacaACTTCACGTAGTTAACtgctccacataatcacttctccccctttttagtcaaaattgaccaaaggtgaccaattagacaaaataacTGTCAATCAACCTAGCAGAGAATGTTAcaacagatgttataacatataaaatgttaaaacataattgttaggagatacaaaccataattatacacagctgtaaTAGTTGAGATAATTggaaatccatggaactcataaagagcccaaatattacatgaaggcatcagtaaggactgccacaaattacaaaCATTCCAAAAAAACAAAACATCCAAGCTTCCAAAACAGCCAAAGCAACACACAGTCTTCATAACAGGGGGACCTTCACAACTTAATCTGAGGAAGTAGCATCTTCTTAaccttcagaatcagaactgccactagattgatcattggacctctcacttgaggtattggcatctgaatcctTGGTTTCACCAGCCTTAtccatctcttccttctctaaACTGCTAATGagaacctccaaagcttctttccttgccttggcaaccctaataccaGTATCCAGCTCCTTACGAGTTTCCTTCAATTGAGCAATCAATCCACCTTGAGGGGCTGGCTCCTTCCTTgtagatgtcatgacaacatcattgacatggcttccttcaaacaACTGTTAGTGAATGGACAGTGGAGGCTTCCTTCTGCCGGGAATATCACTTGTGTTGAGAATGCCTGGTTGCTGGCTTAAGATAATTCCACAGatgatagatggaaaggcaataggcagctttactgcattagtggaggcatgtctaacaatctgttcaaacataaaccttccaaaatcaaagtttAGCCTGATTCCAATAGCATagatgattcttccaagaccattagagatggttgagatatggttagttggcacccagttggctgaaccaatcttgtgcaagatggcatatttaacagaTAACTTGACAACTGATAGATGCTTCTTACtaggccattccttgacttggccagcagtaatagtcctacagaATTCATTGTCCGTAGCCTTTAAATCCACACATCCTTCAGTTCCTttccctaggaacttgttgattatggttggggagaacCTCACATATCTACCTCTTacaaagaccttgcagaattccttgctactcttttcagaaatatcctctaggatattcacaataaactctttcactaacccttcaaaacattggggcaaaACAACAGTTTTCATCAGACCAACATTCTTGATCAATTCCATCACTTCCTTCACTTCTACAGCCTCCTTTCCCATCTCCCTTTCAACAGCAACCCTcctttgaatgacaaacttccacttggcagcaccatcttctagaTGGAAAGAGATGTTGTCTAAGTGCACAGCTGCCACTTTGGTTGGGGACTTTTTAACAGCCTGccttttagcaggagagatgtctgggacatcgtccTCGACAgcctcttcagagtcagaactctctctgaccttcctcttcttaacctcaactttactccatgatttggagggtcctacaccagcagtcttcttcctagttctggctgtcaacatctcagccacagtcttcccttttctggtctTAAATTTCCTAGCAACACTTGGTTTTacatgatgaaccaaggtgtcctcttcttcttctgaactctcttcctccagaTTAATAACATTCTCAGCAGTCTCGTGAGAAACACCTgctggtttcttactaggcaaggttttacctagagagcataatccctcagcaaccacttctttctctgatctagatgaatcatcatctttctcagtttagggttccacctcaggtgaggggtcccttctagacagaggggtagaaacacccttgactgcatgcccttcgtttagaatcctagttactaggttcctaatggttcgatcagtaaagtgcatgtcatccttatgacgaggtttatcaggaatgttaccttgattACTTCCATCCATGGAAGAAGGGCCAGGGGCGTCGCCTGGAATCACAGAAAGAGGAGTAACGTccaacacgtcttcatctagaaactccatggagggagtccttgcttgatgagtgggttttgaaccagaggatgagggatgttgagacattttgttgaacttttgagaaaaagtttgttgccctagcagagatgatctgagaagttggatgaagatggaaatggttgtgttgaggtagcgtgtggaaatgtcatagatactagttccaatattaggtaatgatttatcattaatgtggctctttcttttaagtgggcagacaatatttttattaccttttccactccactttaattgctataacttcacaagaatcaaaatccccaatttccctcttaaacattcaaattgattatcATCCAAAACCTTTGCAAATTTGTCAACTAATTGCACGTCATGCTTTAGAGCTGTGattttgtcttccacaaattctctaatggagtgatgacaaaaatcaatgtgcttggtccaactgtgctgaataggatttttggacatagttgtagcactcaggttgtcatagtacaatgtcatgacatcgggtgtgacattgtactcagtcaacattagtttcaaccaaccttgttgagaacagctacttcgAGCTGCTATACATTCAACTTGATATACAAcataaacaccattttcatctttcaaaggagcaggtgtcataccccgattttggtcctgaaatttttttatgtttcatttggcacttggcctaTGGTTGATTTGCATCAAAGATCCATGGAACCTTAGTCCATTATTGCATTCAAATGTATCAATACATGAAAAAAAACTACAATTTTTCCacgttgaccaaagtcaactataTGACCATTGACACTTTCCAAGTCCTTACTCATGTTCATGTTCACTTTTAACCATGTTCATTATAAAGTCCATTTCtttattttgttcattttcattttagaCCCTATCCTTCTTTCACCTTCTAAACCATTTTTTATCCTATACCATACATGAACCAACTCAATTTTAATATGTGTAATCGACCACTCAATTTCTCTTTAAACCATACAATGTTGTATAAAACCATTAGTTCAAATTTACAACATAAGTCATACATTCACTTTTCCATTTTTATTAACCTGTAACCATCAAATTTCCAATTCAACCATACGTacattcattttcaatttcataaacaaatatatCCAACAATTATGAGCATAATTATGAGCATTTCAATTCCATAAACCATAATACATTCACATTTCTATTCTAATTACATCCAATTATAAATCACAACCACATATGTGTCAACATAAACATTACAAAAAGTATCTGAAGTTATAAGATTGCATTCCAAGCATTCCAATCCACAACATATAAAATTGAACCGAGAAACCATTGTTTGAACCAATTTCCAAACCTTCCATTTCATATATAAACCATACAAATACATACATCTTCATTCAAAGTTACAAATTTAACCataaaccaattatacaaattcCTAACCATGATCCCATGCATTCAAGTCATCAAATTGCGTTTCAATTCAACCTTTGGATTCAATTCCAACATGTTATTTCATCAAAACCTCAAAGTTACATTCACCTATTCACATACATTTTACAATTCCAATCCAAAACTAAAAAAATTCCAAACTTACATAATATttacaatttcataaaccaacAACCCATTACCATATACAAATCCAAACATTCCATTCAAATTCGAGGCTCAAGTACATAATCATGTCAATACCTTACGCATgaatcaaattcaaaaatacaagCTCGGGACCTAAGGTTCTAACATCTAATTCCTAAGCATTAACATCCACCATCTTCATGCTTCATATCATCATCTCCTTCTATCCTAAATTACGTTTCCTTCCATAGAGGTACCTACAAAGGAAAGAAACACATTAACAAGTTGTGTTATTCAACACATAATTCACTTAGTTTCATCCATATTCTAAAGTTAATTTTAGCATTGCAAAATTCAAATTCCAAATTCCACTTAGTTTCACTAtaaacaatgttttcatcataACCAAATTCCAAATTACATCCAAAACCATAACCTACATGTAACCTTTTCAATTATAACCATACATTGCAACTCCGTCACTAGCATCGAACCTGCACTCAACACAAACCAATGCAAGTCAGGGCAATAGACCTAGTAAGAAGTGCAGAACACACTAGGCTGCACCAAGCTGCAACATATCATTTCACTCATAAGGCAAAACTGTTGTAGAACAAACTAAGTCAAGATTAGAAGCCTCAAACAGAAAACAAGAGCAAAAACATCAAACCAGAGCTATCAGCCCATGAATCTTCCACAGAACTGCTGCTCGTGACGAAACTAGAATATGCACAAACAAACTATTGAAGTTAAAACCGTGGTTAACAGTATTGACACAAAGTTCACTGCATTGTTGTCAAGAATGCTGAGTCCTGAAATCTTTTTAATGGTTGGTTCGGGCTTCCCAACAACCTACAGCATAGAGTGAGAAATTTCAATTTCAGTAATCAAATACCCAATGTCATTGGATCTTTCATTGATCTTTCATTGATCTTTCATAGGAGAGAAATGTGTATCAGAATTTACCTTCTGGCGAATAGAGCAGAATCCTCTAAATTGTAAGGTTGCACCCAATAGAGAGTCAATGATACTCCCACCTAGTCCTGCCGTGGTAGCGATGGGTATTACCAGTAGTTGCTTGAGAACTCTATCAGACCTGCACTTGATTGTCGAAAATTCTAAAAGAACATATGATAGTCCAATGACACTTCCACCGGCTGCAGCGGCTAGAAGTCCTGCTTTTGTCACACCACCATTTGTACCCTTCCTCACAGGCTGATGAAATATCAAAAATACAAGAATTTTAACTGTTTTCAACATTCATAACAGAATTCCACAATCAACATAACCTGTAGGAAGCCTAATTCCTCAAAAATCTTCAACAAGGTATCAAACCACTCATGAATTTTCACCAAgttttcactgcagtaaaacaAAGTAATTAGCAAGACTGTAAAAATTCAAAAAGTAACCCAAAAGAGAATCAAGACAAAATAGAGCGAGAAAGTGTAGATTTGCATTACCGTTCCAGACCAAACATCAAATAGGGCAATCAAAATCTGAGCACCCTAAAGGGATTTCGCAGAGATACCCTTCTGGATCTCCATAAGCCAATCTGAAACCCTAAGTTGTTGATATAAATAGGATCGAAATGAGTACTATAAGGAAAAAACCACGACGAAAACCCTAAATCTGAGAAGACgaaaaaaccctaattttaggtgACGGCGTGAAAACCCTAGCGAAGAGAGGAAGGTACAAGCTCACCATCGCCGCCAAGTCACCGCCGAAGGTAGCCTTCTTATTTGATTTTCTTTTGAAGCTATGTTTTTTTTCCGCGTTTAGAGTGCGAAAGGTTGGTATGAGAAATGGAGAGATGGAATGAGAGACGGAGAGATGGAATGAGAGACGGAGAGATGGAATGAGCGATTGAGAGATTGGAATGAGCGATTGAGAGTTTGAACGAGGACGAGAGTGTGAGGGATTGAATGAAAACGAGTGAGATTGAGGGAGTGAGAGTTGGTCTTCGTGAGGAGGACGATTGGTTGTTCTGGGTTGTGTTACGCTCTCTCTCACATTTcctgttcttttatttttttttttttaaaaccaaGCATTTAAAACTTAATATTATTTAGTCTTCCCTTGCACCTTTTTATTAATTAGAGTCTGTTAGTATACTGTGTTGTGTTCCCCACCCATTAATCTCTCTTTtggaaacccaacagccaggcggctaggtTTACTTTTTGGATTCCTCCATCGTTTTAATTAGTTGTCTATTAACAAACCACTtcattttagtttttttttttttttattttaatctattttGGTTTACATATTCAAGTTGTATTAAGGTCACAGATGACCAtaagtggcctagtggagaggGAGCAGTTTCACTCTCTTTAATGGGAGGGGTTCGATACTTGGGAGTAGCATATCTCCATACTTTTATTTTTTATGCTTACTATTTCATTTAAATTGTTATAATTTCTTACTCtttattttacttttatatttttattaatttaatttaatcgtTATTTAGTTGTTTAGATTTTTAAATGTTTACTTTTTAGATTTAATTAATGGTTGACTTTCCTGTATTGGGTTTTAGTCGATTAGTCCTTTTTGTGTGTTAGttaatttaattaggttattGGTATCCATGACCATACCCTTACACATATAAATAATCACATTCAAATTCACTAAATTCTTCAATTTAAATTTCACTAACTTTCCATAGTTTCGACATTTAATTCCATTTCCTCCCATTtgaatctagcattctggtgggaactcgataatatatataaaattaattcgatatacatataaaattgtaaaattaattttattcctacaattttatttttaaaccaTCTTTACAACTCGATTAAATTCCTTTTGAaaacacgaaagaagaggaccattcgaatcttgcattccggtgggaaccctcgaatTATCAGTCCTGAGCCTCACGTTTTGGATTAACCGTTGATGGATAAAATAAAGGCCGTTGGGTTAAGtgaaataaggtgttttgcaaatttttgaaaatgcatggtgcatgtagtaattgcacgtgaacagtaccaattccttcatcaaagtcacttaaaatcatcttttaaactcaatggcaatggtagaaagtccatacaatgcatcatttttaaatttccaatttccctccaaaaaaggcatggatatgcaagtgatcatgtgatgaaattCATGCAATATGATGGTTGATTTAGAaacttcatgacatgagaaacattttgcaaaaagaaccaccaaatttggagttttggttcaaaagatatggtcatttgaagttccaagcacactttgccatgatttgatcataactccttaaccattcattagaaattcatgatcttggactttttggaaatgggagagaaatatcttcaactttcatgttggacaaaatttcatttgaagcttctttaatgttggaaagttgagttgaagttggtccaaaaacttgccatttttggaaacttgcaaattacaggtcactttccatttttggaaacttttgatctggcttcaagatcttcaaggtagatgtttgacatgttgaataaccttctttgggacatgaatgaagtgtctcaaaccatttctccatctcctagccctcaattgacttgcagttgacttttatgggcctcagatgacttggtcatgcactgtggactttgaaccttcaacacttggcgaaattgcttcaaaatgatccttgattcatgtaagctctctagaacaaccatagggcccttatctcatggaaaaactcttgctctcttgcacagatggattctcctgatcagttttgactgatgaaatgcaatgtactatgcaatgttaatgacctacaaatgaaatggatgtacaaatgagaggtgcaaatttgaggtgctacagctgcccctattcaatcagctgaGAACCTGAACGGctgagagcaacgactgtcagactttcaaggtacacagggattgaataccaaagaaccgtagaaatttgcactctgcggggaacCAAGAAAAGACTGTTCACCAATGGcaacttccactgggatctgacatttatcactggaccagacaagacgtttaccaacgactccactggggattttgatttttatcaatgaaaagatacagccagacgtcaacggacgaatggaaaaaactcaacgtttatcgataccaatggagaggtgaccagacattaacgaatgaatgggagaaagagatacaaccagacgtcaacggacgaatgggaaaaactcaacgtttaccgacaccaacggagaggtgaccagacattaacggatGAACTAGGaagaactcgacgtttatcgacaccaatggagaggtgaccagacatcaacggatgaatgggaagactacaaccagacgtcaacggatgaactgggaagactcgaccagacgtcaacggacgaacgggagaagctcgacgtttatcgacaccaacggagaggtgaccagacatcaacggatgaactgggaagactcgaccagacgtcaacggacgaacgggagaagctcgacgtttatcgacaccaacggagaggtgaccagacatcaacggatgaactgggaagaatacaactatacgtcaacggacgaataggaaaaactcaacgtttaccgacaccaacggagaggtgaccagacatcaacggatgaactgggaagatctcgacgtttatcgacaccaacgaagaggtgaccagacatcaacggatgaatgggaagactacaaccagacgtcaacggatgaactgggaagactcgaccagacgtcaacggacgaacgggagaagctcgacgtttatcgacaccaacggagaggtgaccagacatcaacggatgaactgggaagactcgaccagacgtcaacggacgaacgggagaagctcgacgtttatcgacaccaacggagaggtgaccagacatcaacggatgaactgggaagaatacaactatacgtcaacggacgaatatgaaaaactcaacgtttatcgacaccaacgaagaggtgaccagacatcaacagatgaactgggaagaatacaactatacgtcaactgacgaataggaaaaactcaacgtttatcaacaccaacggagaggtgaccagacatcaacggatgaactgggaagactcgaccagacgtcaacggacgaacgggagaagctcgacgtttatcgacaccaacggagaggtgaccagacatcaacggatgaactgggaagactcgaccagacgtcaacggacgaacgggagaagctcgacgtttatcgacaccaacggagaggtgaccagacatcaacggatgaactgggaagactcgaccagacgtcaacgaacgaacgagagaagctcgacgtttatcgacaccaacggagaggtgaccagacatcaacggatgaactgggaagaatacaactatacgtcaacggacgaataggaaaaactcaacgtttaccaacaccaacggagaggtgaccagacatcaacggatgaactgggagaaagaatgctacgaacatcgaaagatgatgtccACAGACACCAAAAGGACCCACACAGGGATAACCACGACACTCACGGGTATCgtaaggatgacatctacatatgtcagggcaaggctaaacacttgccggggatctcactggggagaatcaaactttcctttcactgatgggtgaggaaataaaccttTCTGGGGGGATTATCAACCCTGAATGCTgtctgtcaagagcaactgtagcaaatgtgccgtacagatgctgaacaatgatccgcctctgctggggacatggtccaattaggtttaacacatgaatgcatatgtttgaatttttctatggcgtaatgctccatattgaatggaaatgctacgcgatttgaggatgcaatgattactacatgcaagatgcaaatgaagaaaactcctgctggggagcaaatGATCGCTCAGCTGAGCGCACAAATCTGATTAGATTCTCCAATTCTGCAGGGAGACGCACTGCTGGGGGTGCTGATCTGATACTCTAGGGACGGTAGAGGTCCCAACTCAACTCTGGGGAGACTCTGTCTGGGGAACTCACCAACCTCTCAACCGTGCTGGCGAATAGCATTGCTGTTGGAGAAAGGATACatcccaccggggacaacttCCACTGAATCCAATCCACCTAGGGACTCCGCCaggggaaacaaccaatgctcactTCTACCGGGGATAATTGCCAACCCCTGAGTAGgagaaactccactggggataattttcaccgaacctgatccacttggggacttcgctggggaaaaccaaCAACACCAAATTCTGTTGGGAAGACTACCCACTTCAGACTCGCTAGGGAGAAtattcacaaccctgctggggaacgGCATTCACGACCATGCTGAGGATTACAATACTTCATACCCAACTGCTGGAGAACAAACTACTCactgatacctccgctggggatacaacaaaCTTCAGATTCAGTGGGGACCAACAgtcttcagactagctggggatagaTCAACTCTCAGACCTGCTGGGGAACTAAGAATCCTTAGAATAGCCTTTGAACCTGCTGCTGAGGGACATACCCTCCACAGACGCCTCTACCGGGGAAGAACAATTCTAATAGttttcagacttgcttgggggAGTACTCACTtcaagcctgctggggaaaccttgatcttgactatgctgggaagacaagtcctgaacttgctttGGACAACCCAACTTTTCACACTACCGGACAGTGTTGAAACATCTCTGAACAAACCGTGACTTATCTACTTCAGCCAGGAATCAAAGGTAATAACCTGCAAAACAATTCAAGACACACATGCCCtaggggatcgtatggacaagatacacccgagtgtactcaacattcaaaatgattttcaaatgttttatctttctgcacgttattgtctagccttcatgtttttatatgcaatgttttatcaaaaattcggacgtttttgcaaacaaaacagtaaaataaaaacaagagagcaatttatctgaataacgacttttattgattgaaaaatgggcctgaaaaggcaaatacatcaggaagcaattcctaggaagaggcaattgcgcacaaaaggaaaaatctatcctaatggcaatgtgaacacgtcatccactatttcccaattctgttatgactcacagatcctcaactttctccccaaattccttgctttctgagaagaatgactggaccgatcctatccttcgagatggtagacactgaagcgtgatgaagtatagataactcagactgtagtcttcgctctaatccctcttttgcctggatcgccctttcgggttttcaatccaccgggatacccatttttgcctaagccgcccttgcgggttttcgacttaccgggtgtacatatttttcattctttatccctaacttttgcccgaaccttttccttctttttttcttggttcgccgggatgcccttttttgcctggactcttttattctttttgtccagcgggtcaatttatgcgaagtattttttgactacgtctgagttaaca is a window of Lathyrus oleraceus cultivar Zhongwan6 chromosome 6, CAAS_Psat_ZW6_1.0, whole genome shotgun sequence DNA encoding:
- the LOC127096294 gene encoding protein PGR; its protein translation is MFGLERENLVKIHEWFDTLLKIFEELGFLQPVRKGTNGGVTKAGLLAAAAGGSVIGLSYVLLEFSTIKCRSDRVLKQLLVIPIATTAGLGGSIIDSLLGATLQFRGFCSIRQKVVGKPEPTIKKISGLSILDNNAVNFVSILFDASDGVAMYGYN